In Spinacia oleracea cultivar Varoflay chromosome 5, BTI_SOV_V1, whole genome shotgun sequence, a single window of DNA contains:
- the LOC110791034 gene encoding probable 3-deoxy-D-manno-octulosonic acid transferase, mitochondrial isoform X2: MHLYVPTPPVQHFPIENNTPALLDFNKEMKSATMMMRERGKLIYKVYKAITFSLTPLIHLHLYFRKFRGLEHPLRWTERLGRPSLRRPPGPLLWFHAVSLGEGRAAIPVIRRCLVERPDFNILMTTTTLSAFEVLKHQLPPAVIYQFAPLDLPAAVDAFLSYWKPNVVFLMESELWPNIVMATSESKIMLALLNARMSERSFKRWSAPAVIPLIALMLSKFSLITPLSTTEAIRFQLLQAPPFIVSVSADLKYCVGEIGASTNAMKGIEDLQSQLSFRQVWMASSVHKGEHEVMLRVHKTLVQSYPKLLTVIVPRHPHNGLDFAQASKNLGLSVAVRSDDHKLTSETNIYVANTLGELRQLYRLMPISVIGGSFLSTLAGHNIAEAMVAGSAVLTVYIQVLMLVTSHTW; encoded by the exons atgcatctatatgttcctacaccACCTGTACAACATTTTCCCATAGAAAACAACACCCCAGCTCTACTTGACTTCAACAAAGAGATGAAGTCGGCGACGATGATGATGAGAGAGAGAGGGAAGTTAATCTACAAAGTATACAAAGCAATAACCTTCTCTCTAACTCCATTAATCCATCTCCATCTTTATTTTCGTAAATTCCGAGGTCTAGAACACCCCCTTCGGTGGACAGAGCGTCTTGGTCGCCCTTCTCTCCGCCGTCCTCCCGGTCCACTTCTATGGTTTCACGCCGTTTCTCTTg GAGAAGGTAGAGCGGCGATTCCGGTGATTAGACGCTGTTTAGTTGAACGCCCTGATTTCAACATTCTTATGACTACTACTACTCTTTCTGCATT TGAGGTTTTGAAACATCAACTTCCTCCGGCTGTCATTTATCAG TTTGCTCCACTAGATTTACCTGCCGCGGTGGATGCTTTTCTTAGCTACTGGAAACCAAATGTTGTTTTCCTTATGGAGAGTGAACTGTGGCCAAATATTGTAATGGCTACTTCAGAAAGTAAG ATTATGTTGGCTTTGCTTAATGCTCGAATGTCTGAAAGATCTTTTAAACGGTGGTCTGCACCTGCAGTTATTCCACTAATCGCCTTGATGCTGTCAAAGTTTTCCTTAATCACGCCATTG AGCACCACTGAGGCCATCCGCTTTCAGCTACTGCAAGCACCACCATTTATAGTCAGCGTTTCTGCCGACTTAAAATATT GTGTTGGAGAAATTGGTGCTTCAACAAATGCTATGAAAGGTATAGAAGATTTGCAGTCACAACTTAGTTTTAGGCAGGTTTGGATGGCTTCTTCTGTACATAAAGGAGAACATGAAG TGATGCTTCGAGTTCATAAAACACTCGTCCAAAGCTACCCAAAATTGCTGACTGTAATCGTGCCCCGACATCCACATAATGGCTTAGATTTTGCCCAG GCATCGAAGAACCTTGGATTAAGTGTAGCTGTGAGGTCTGATGATCATAAACTTACGTCAgaaacaaatatttatgtggCTAATACATTAG GTGAACTAAGACAGCTTTATAGATTGATGCCGATTTCGGTAATTGGGGGTTCATTCCTATCAACTTTAGCAGGTCATAATATTGCAGAAGCCATGGTAGCTGGATCTGCTGTTCTGACAG TCTACATCCAGGTCCTCATGTTGGTCACTTCGCACACATGGTAG
- the LOC110791034 gene encoding probable 3-deoxy-D-manno-octulosonic acid transferase, mitochondrial isoform X3, translating into MHLYVPTPPVQHFPIENNTPALLDFNKEMKSATMMMRERGKLIYKVYKAITFSLTPLIHLHLYFRKFRGLEHPLRWTERLGRPSLRRPPGPLLWFHAVSLGEGRAAIPVIRRCLVERPDFNILMTTTTLSAFEVLKHQLPPAVIYQFAPLDLPAAVDAFLSYWKPNVVFLMESELWPNIVMATSESKIMLALLNARMSERSFKRWSAPAVIPLIALMLSKFSLITPLSTTEAIRFQLLQAPPFIVSVSADLKYCVGEIGASTNAMKGIEDLQSQLSFRQVWMASSVHKGEHEVMLRVHKTLVQSYPKLLTVIVPRHPHNGLDFAQASKNLGLSVAVRSDDHKLTSETNIYVANTLVTYAASTLHPTPSKRSKKKILNARNLKVSKPLARKKMH; encoded by the exons atgcatctatatgttcctacaccACCTGTACAACATTTTCCCATAGAAAACAACACCCCAGCTCTACTTGACTTCAACAAAGAGATGAAGTCGGCGACGATGATGATGAGAGAGAGAGGGAAGTTAATCTACAAAGTATACAAAGCAATAACCTTCTCTCTAACTCCATTAATCCATCTCCATCTTTATTTTCGTAAATTCCGAGGTCTAGAACACCCCCTTCGGTGGACAGAGCGTCTTGGTCGCCCTTCTCTCCGCCGTCCTCCCGGTCCACTTCTATGGTTTCACGCCGTTTCTCTTg GAGAAGGTAGAGCGGCGATTCCGGTGATTAGACGCTGTTTAGTTGAACGCCCTGATTTCAACATTCTTATGACTACTACTACTCTTTCTGCATT TGAGGTTTTGAAACATCAACTTCCTCCGGCTGTCATTTATCAG TTTGCTCCACTAGATTTACCTGCCGCGGTGGATGCTTTTCTTAGCTACTGGAAACCAAATGTTGTTTTCCTTATGGAGAGTGAACTGTGGCCAAATATTGTAATGGCTACTTCAGAAAGTAAG ATTATGTTGGCTTTGCTTAATGCTCGAATGTCTGAAAGATCTTTTAAACGGTGGTCTGCACCTGCAGTTATTCCACTAATCGCCTTGATGCTGTCAAAGTTTTCCTTAATCACGCCATTG AGCACCACTGAGGCCATCCGCTTTCAGCTACTGCAAGCACCACCATTTATAGTCAGCGTTTCTGCCGACTTAAAATATT GTGTTGGAGAAATTGGTGCTTCAACAAATGCTATGAAAGGTATAGAAGATTTGCAGTCACAACTTAGTTTTAGGCAGGTTTGGATGGCTTCTTCTGTACATAAAGGAGAACATGAAG TGATGCTTCGAGTTCATAAAACACTCGTCCAAAGCTACCCAAAATTGCTGACTGTAATCGTGCCCCGACATCCACATAATGGCTTAGATTTTGCCCAG GCATCGAAGAACCTTGGATTAAGTGTAGCTGTGAGGTCTGATGATCATAAACTTACGTCAgaaacaaatatttatgtggCTAATACATTAG TTACTTATGCAGCCTCCACTCTGCACCCAACTCCTTCaaaaagaagtaaaaaaaaaattttgaaCGCAAGAAATCTAAAGGTATCCAAGCCTCTGGCAAGGAAAAAAATGCACTGA
- the LOC110791034 gene encoding probable 3-deoxy-D-manno-octulosonic acid transferase, mitochondrial isoform X4 — protein MHLYVPTPPVQHFPIENNTPALLDFNKEMKSATMMMRERGKLIYKVYKAITFSLTPLIHLHLYFRKFRGLEHPLRWTERLGRPSLRRPPGPLLWFHAVSLGEGRAAIPVIRRCLVERPDFNILMTTTTLSAFEVLKHQLPPAVIYQFAPLDLPAAVDAFLSYWKPNVVFLMESELWPNIVMATSESKIMLALLNARMSERSFKRWSAPAVIPLIALMLSKFSLITPLSTTEAIRFQLLQAPPFIVSVSADLKYCVGEIGASTNAMKGIEDLQSQLSFRQVWMASSVHKGEHEVMLRVHKTLVQSYPKLLTVIVPRHPHNGLDFAQASKNLGLSVAVRSDDHKLTSETNIYVANTLASTLHPTPSKRSKKKILNARNLKVSKPLARKKMH, from the exons atgcatctatatgttcctacaccACCTGTACAACATTTTCCCATAGAAAACAACACCCCAGCTCTACTTGACTTCAACAAAGAGATGAAGTCGGCGACGATGATGATGAGAGAGAGAGGGAAGTTAATCTACAAAGTATACAAAGCAATAACCTTCTCTCTAACTCCATTAATCCATCTCCATCTTTATTTTCGTAAATTCCGAGGTCTAGAACACCCCCTTCGGTGGACAGAGCGTCTTGGTCGCCCTTCTCTCCGCCGTCCTCCCGGTCCACTTCTATGGTTTCACGCCGTTTCTCTTg GAGAAGGTAGAGCGGCGATTCCGGTGATTAGACGCTGTTTAGTTGAACGCCCTGATTTCAACATTCTTATGACTACTACTACTCTTTCTGCATT TGAGGTTTTGAAACATCAACTTCCTCCGGCTGTCATTTATCAG TTTGCTCCACTAGATTTACCTGCCGCGGTGGATGCTTTTCTTAGCTACTGGAAACCAAATGTTGTTTTCCTTATGGAGAGTGAACTGTGGCCAAATATTGTAATGGCTACTTCAGAAAGTAAG ATTATGTTGGCTTTGCTTAATGCTCGAATGTCTGAAAGATCTTTTAAACGGTGGTCTGCACCTGCAGTTATTCCACTAATCGCCTTGATGCTGTCAAAGTTTTCCTTAATCACGCCATTG AGCACCACTGAGGCCATCCGCTTTCAGCTACTGCAAGCACCACCATTTATAGTCAGCGTTTCTGCCGACTTAAAATATT GTGTTGGAGAAATTGGTGCTTCAACAAATGCTATGAAAGGTATAGAAGATTTGCAGTCACAACTTAGTTTTAGGCAGGTTTGGATGGCTTCTTCTGTACATAAAGGAGAACATGAAG TGATGCTTCGAGTTCATAAAACACTCGTCCAAAGCTACCCAAAATTGCTGACTGTAATCGTGCCCCGACATCCACATAATGGCTTAGATTTTGCCCAG GCATCGAAGAACCTTGGATTAAGTGTAGCTGTGAGGTCTGATGATCATAAACTTACGTCAgaaacaaatatttatgtggCTAATACATTAG CCTCCACTCTGCACCCAACTCCTTCaaaaagaagtaaaaaaaaaattttgaaCGCAAGAAATCTAAAGGTATCCAAGCCTCTGGCAAGGAAAAAAATGCACTGA